A genomic stretch from Falco cherrug isolate bFalChe1 chromosome 1, bFalChe1.pri, whole genome shotgun sequence includes:
- the AADAT gene encoding kynurenine/alpha-aminoadipate aminotransferase, mitochondrial isoform X2 — translation MPSSAGSRCPPRPPPAPRRPADMNYSRFITTVSAARKASPIRLLTELMQKSPPSLISLAGGAPNPSVFPFKRATVAIRHGTAVEIGEDLMKRALQYSASAGIPELLAWLKDFQRHLHNPPTANYSPEQGQMEVCITTGSQEGLCKVFEMLINPGDNILLDAPTYSGTLAALRPLGCNIINVPSDQHGIIPKALKEILSTWSPEDIKKRSHHLPKFLYTVPNGCNPTGNSLTTERKKEIYQLARKYDFLIIEDDPYYFLQFEKPWAPTFLSMDVDGRVIRTDSFSKILSSGLRIGFLTGPKPLIDRVILHIQVSTMHTSTFTQIMISQLLQQWGEKGFLEHIDRCHTRMPLELQACYFSGSVLHSAEAYKRNSGGVLQGPAGCNAHCC, via the exons ATGCCCAGCAGCGCGGGCAGCCGCTGCCCtccccggccgccgccggctCCGCGCCGTCCTGCCG ATATGAATTACTCTCGGTTCATAACCACTGTGAGTGCAGCAAGAAAAGCGTCTCCAATAAGACTTCTCA CTGAATTGATGCAGAAGTCTCCTCCATCTCTCATCTCTCTGGCTGGAGGGGCACCAAACCCTAGTGTTTTTCCCTTTAAGAGGGCTACTGTTGCCATCAGACATGGAACGGCTGTTGAGATTGGGGAAGATCTGATGAAGCGGGCTCTGCAGTACTCAGCCTCAGCCGG GattccagagctgctggcttggCTAAAGGATTTCCAGAGGCATCTACATAATCCCCCTACAGCCAACTACAGTCCTGAGCAAGGACAAATGGAAGTGTGCATCACAACAGGCAGCCAGGAAGGCTTGTGTAAA GTGTTTGAAATGCTCATTAATCCTGGGGACAACATCCTATTGGATGCACCTACATACTCTGGGACACTAGCAGCT CTGAGACCCTTGGGTTGTAACATAATTAACGTTCCTAGTGACCAGCATGGCATTATTCCAAAAGCtctaaaagaaattttatctACTTGGAGTCCAGAAGACATAAAAAAACGTAGCCACCACCTCCCCAAATTCCTGTACACTGTTCCGAATGGGTGCAACCCAACTGGAAACTCTCTGACCACAGAGCGCAAGAAGGAGATTTATCAG CTTGCAAGAAAATATGATTTCCTCATAATAGAAGATGATCCTTACTACTTTCTTCAGTttgaaaag ccATGGGCTCCAACTTTCCTCTCAATGGATGTGGATGGCCGAGTTATCAGGACTGACTCTTTCTCTAAAATTCTCTCATCTGG GTTAAGAATAGGTTTTCTGACAGGTCCCAAGCCTCTTATCGACAGAGTCATTCTGCACATTCAGGTTTCAACAATGCACACCAGCACTTTCACACAG ATTATGATATCTCAGCTGCTTCAGCAATGGGGAGAAAAGGGTTTCTTGGAGCATATAGACAG ATGCCATACTCGGATGCCATTAGAACTCCAAGCTTGCTACTTCAGTGGGAGTGTGCTACACTCTGCAGAGGCCTATAAGAGGAAT AGTGGTGGAGTTCTACAGGGCCCAGCGGGATGCAATGCTCATTGCTGCTGA
- the AADAT gene encoding kynurenine/alpha-aminoadipate aminotransferase, mitochondrial isoform X1: protein MPSSAGSRCPPRPPPAPRRPADMNYSRFITTVSAARKASPIRLLTELMQKSPPSLISLAGGAPNPSVFPFKRATVAIRHGTAVEIGEDLMKRALQYSASAGIPELLAWLKDFQRHLHNPPTANYSPEQGQMEVCITTGSQEGLCKVFEMLINPGDNILLDAPTYSGTLAALRPLGCNIINVPSDQHGIIPKALKEILSTWSPEDIKKRSHHLPKFLYTVPNGCNPTGNSLTTERKKEIYQLARKYDFLIIEDDPYYFLQFEKPWAPTFLSMDVDGRVIRTDSFSKILSSGLRIGFLTGPKPLIDRVILHIQVSTMHTSTFTQIMISQLLQQWGEKGFLEHIDRVVEFYRAQRDAMLIAAEKWLKDLAEWYCPAAGMFLWIKIKGVPDTQQLIMEKALQKEVLLVPGGAFNIDSSEPSSYVRASFSLSSPAQMDLAFKRLADLIKETL from the exons ATGCCCAGCAGCGCGGGCAGCCGCTGCCCtccccggccgccgccggctCCGCGCCGTCCTGCCG ATATGAATTACTCTCGGTTCATAACCACTGTGAGTGCAGCAAGAAAAGCGTCTCCAATAAGACTTCTCA CTGAATTGATGCAGAAGTCTCCTCCATCTCTCATCTCTCTGGCTGGAGGGGCACCAAACCCTAGTGTTTTTCCCTTTAAGAGGGCTACTGTTGCCATCAGACATGGAACGGCTGTTGAGATTGGGGAAGATCTGATGAAGCGGGCTCTGCAGTACTCAGCCTCAGCCGG GattccagagctgctggcttggCTAAAGGATTTCCAGAGGCATCTACATAATCCCCCTACAGCCAACTACAGTCCTGAGCAAGGACAAATGGAAGTGTGCATCACAACAGGCAGCCAGGAAGGCTTGTGTAAA GTGTTTGAAATGCTCATTAATCCTGGGGACAACATCCTATTGGATGCACCTACATACTCTGGGACACTAGCAGCT CTGAGACCCTTGGGTTGTAACATAATTAACGTTCCTAGTGACCAGCATGGCATTATTCCAAAAGCtctaaaagaaattttatctACTTGGAGTCCAGAAGACATAAAAAAACGTAGCCACCACCTCCCCAAATTCCTGTACACTGTTCCGAATGGGTGCAACCCAACTGGAAACTCTCTGACCACAGAGCGCAAGAAGGAGATTTATCAG CTTGCAAGAAAATATGATTTCCTCATAATAGAAGATGATCCTTACTACTTTCTTCAGTttgaaaag ccATGGGCTCCAACTTTCCTCTCAATGGATGTGGATGGCCGAGTTATCAGGACTGACTCTTTCTCTAAAATTCTCTCATCTGG GTTAAGAATAGGTTTTCTGACAGGTCCCAAGCCTCTTATCGACAGAGTCATTCTGCACATTCAGGTTTCAACAATGCACACCAGCACTTTCACACAG ATTATGATATCTCAGCTGCTTCAGCAATGGGGAGAAAAGGGTTTCTTGGAGCATATAGACAG AGTGGTGGAGTTCTACAGGGCCCAGCGGGATGCAATGCTCATTGCTGCTGAGAAGTGGTTAAAAG aTTTGGCAGAATGGtactgtcctgctgctggcatgtTCTTGTGGATCAAAATTAAGGGTGTTCCTGATACACAGCAGCTGATCATggaaaaagctttgcagaaagaa GTGTTACTGGTTCCTGGAGGAGCATTCAATATTGATAGTTCAGAGCCTAGTTCTTATGTCAGAGCCTCcttctctctgtcttctccAGCCCAGATGGATCTG